In the genome of Amyelois transitella isolate CPQ chromosome 25, ilAmyTran1.1, whole genome shotgun sequence, one region contains:
- the LOC106137134 gene encoding protein lethal(2)essential for life has product MSPLPAVNQPFGDELVLRSIDWLENLPWRQENNVRNQKDKYEVTLLVKDFAPEDISVRTADGHVVIECKHEERKDEHGYISRRFTRKYALPDDCRPEDVVSTLSSDGLLTVTAPRQLRMRQDTVIPVTHDNKAKSKL; this is encoded by the coding sequence ATGTCACCACTCCCGGCGGTTAATCAACCATTTGGCGACGAATTAGTCCTAAGATCAATAGATTGGCTGGAAAATTTGCCTTGGAGGCAGGAAAATAACGTTCGGAATCAAAAAGATAAGTATGAAGTTACTCTCTTAGTGAAGGACTTTGCACCTGAAGATATATCAGTAAGGACAGCTGATGGCCACGTTGTGATCGAATGTAAACATGAAGAGAGGAAGGATGAACATGGTTATATTTCTAGAAGGTTCACAAGGAAGTATGCTTTACCTGATGATTGTAGACCGGAGGACGTGGTGTCTACGTTATCGTCCGATGGCCTGCTGACCGTCACTGCCCCAAGACAGCTGAGAATGAGACAAGACACCGTGATTCCTGTTACACACGATAACAAAGCGAAGAGCAAGCTATGA
- the LOC106137137 gene encoding carbonyl reductase [NADPH] 3-like, with translation MTQVAIVTGANKGLGLAIVKLLCERFDGTVYLTSRDEKRGQNACEELNQQGLTPKYYQLDVTDSESVIRFRDYMKNTYEGIDILINNAGILFLKDAKEPKTYQAEQTIFVNFTSLVNFTEAMLPLTKDGGKIVNISSSSGHLSRIPSQEIREKISSPELTLEGLRRLTDLYLDAVKRNKEMEEGWGESPYVVSKVAVNAYTFLLHRRLKSRGIIVNCVHPGYVMSDMTHGAGDVSPAAAAEHPVRLALEPQAGGLYMWRNGTTVPWGGPDPRGYIDGKPV, from the exons ATGACACAAGTGGCCATAGTCACTGGAGCTAATAAGGGCCTCGGGCTTGCAATTGTTAAACTTCTTTGTGAGAGATTCGACGGAACAGTTTATCTTACATCCAGAGACGAGAAAAGAGGCCAAAATGCCTGTGAAGAACTGAATCAACAGGGATTAACACCCAAATATTACCAACTAGACGTCACAGATAGTGAAAGTGTAATTAGATTTCGcgattatatgaaaaatacatatgaaGGGATCGATATTCTTATCAACAATGCTGGCATATTATTCTTGAAAGATGCAAAAGAACCAAAAACATACCAAGCAGAACAAACAATTTTCGTTAATTTTACATCATTGGTGAATTTTACCGAAGCGATGTTGCCATTAACTAAAGATGGCGGGAAAATAGTTAACATATCCAGTTCCTCTGGACATCTATCTAGGATTCCATCTCAGGAGATAAGAGAGAAGATCAGTTCACCAGAGTTAACGCTAGAAGGTTTGAGGAGATTAACGGATCTATATTTGGATGCTGTGAAAAGAAATAAGGAAATGGAAGAAGGTTGGGGAGAATCTCCTTACGTGGTGTCTAAAGTTGCTGTAAATGCGTACACGTTCTTGCTGCATCGCAGATTGAAATCGAGAG GAATCATCGTGAACTGTGTGCATCCCGGGTACGTGATGTCGGACATGACGCACGGTGCCGGCGACGTGTCCCccgcggcggcggcggagcACCCCGTGAGGCTGGCGTTGGAGCCCCAAGCCGGGGGACTATACATGTGGAGAAATGGCACCACCGTGCCGTGGGGGGGACCAGATCCCAGGGGATATATTGATGGGAAGCCAGTGTAA